Proteins found in one Oreochromis niloticus isolate F11D_XX linkage group LG22, O_niloticus_UMD_NMBU, whole genome shotgun sequence genomic segment:
- the olah gene encoding S-acyl fatty acid synthase thioesterase, medium chain isoform X1: MEQTESNGMDKVVNCFKNRPDAVARLICFPWAGGGSIHYARWGNVLSSSVEVLAVKLPGRESRAKEPFFENMQQIVDEVISVLLPLLKEKPFALFGHSFGAFTSFAVADALKKIHNMEPVHIFLSGASAPYSETRIKTPKRSDLSDEDFLKWLISIGGTPPELLANPEVLKLFLPALKADLHVVENYRCNKASSPLFSCPVTCFDGKDDIPHDLQAWKDITSGDFTIKMFHGSHFYLKDSGNEKIILDYITKHLETSEMDYL; the protein is encoded by the exons ATGGAGCAGACAGAAAGTAATgg CATGGACAAGGTGGTAAACTGTTTCAAGAACAGACCAGATGCTGTTGCCAGACTGATCTGCTTTCCCTGGGCAGGTGGAGGGTCCATACACTACGCTCGCTGGGGAAATGTCCTCAGCAGCTCTGTTGAAG tgTTGGCTGTCAAACTTCCCGGCAGAGAGAGTCGAGCTAAAGAGCCATTCTTTGAAAACATGCAGCAGATCGTGGATGAAGTGATTAGTGTGCTGTTGCCGCTGCTAAAGGAGAAGCCATTCGCTCTGTTTGGCCACAG TTTCGGTGCCTTCACAAGCTTCGCTGTTGCAGACGCTCTGAAGAAAATTCACAACATGGAGCCAGTTCACATCTTTCTGTCTGGTGCTTCTGCACCTTAT tCAGAGACTCGCATTAAAACCCCAAAGAGAAGCGACTTGTCTGATGAAGATTTTCTGAAGTGGTTAATTTCGATTGGAGGGACTCCTCCTGAGCTGCTGGCGAACCCTGAAGTCCTCAAGCTCTTCCTTCCCGCCCTGAAGGCTGACCTGCACGTCGTGGAGAACTACAG ATGTAACAAGGCGAGCAGCCCGCTTTTCTCCTGCCCGGTCACGTGTTTCGATGGGAAGGATGACATTCCTCATGATTTACAAG CTTGGAAAGACATCACATCAGGAGATTTCACCATAAAGATGTTCCACGGATCTCATTTCTACCTGAAGGACTCTGGAAACGAAAAAATTATTTTGGACTACATCACAAAACATTTGGAAACCTCAGAAATGGACTATTTATAA
- the olah gene encoding S-acyl fatty acid synthase thioesterase, medium chain isoform X2 translates to MDKVVNCFKNRPDAVARLICFPWAGGGSIHYARWGNVLSSSVEVLAVKLPGRESRAKEPFFENMQQIVDEVISVLLPLLKEKPFALFGHSFGAFTSFAVADALKKIHNMEPVHIFLSGASAPYSETRIKTPKRSDLSDEDFLKWLISIGGTPPELLANPEVLKLFLPALKADLHVVENYRCNKASSPLFSCPVTCFDGKDDIPHDLQAWKDITSGDFTIKMFHGSHFYLKDSGNEKIILDYITKHLETSEMDYL, encoded by the exons ATGGACAAGGTGGTAAACTGTTTCAAGAACAGACCAGATGCTGTTGCCAGACTGATCTGCTTTCCCTGGGCAGGTGGAGGGTCCATACACTACGCTCGCTGGGGAAATGTCCTCAGCAGCTCTGTTGAAG tgTTGGCTGTCAAACTTCCCGGCAGAGAGAGTCGAGCTAAAGAGCCATTCTTTGAAAACATGCAGCAGATCGTGGATGAAGTGATTAGTGTGCTGTTGCCGCTGCTAAAGGAGAAGCCATTCGCTCTGTTTGGCCACAG TTTCGGTGCCTTCACAAGCTTCGCTGTTGCAGACGCTCTGAAGAAAATTCACAACATGGAGCCAGTTCACATCTTTCTGTCTGGTGCTTCTGCACCTTAT tCAGAGACTCGCATTAAAACCCCAAAGAGAAGCGACTTGTCTGATGAAGATTTTCTGAAGTGGTTAATTTCGATTGGAGGGACTCCTCCTGAGCTGCTGGCGAACCCTGAAGTCCTCAAGCTCTTCCTTCCCGCCCTGAAGGCTGACCTGCACGTCGTGGAGAACTACAG ATGTAACAAGGCGAGCAGCCCGCTTTTCTCCTGCCCGGTCACGTGTTTCGATGGGAAGGATGACATTCCTCATGATTTACAAG CTTGGAAAGACATCACATCAGGAGATTTCACCATAAAGATGTTCCACGGATCTCATTTCTACCTGAAGGACTCTGGAAACGAAAAAATTATTTTGGACTACATCACAAAACATTTGGAAACCTCAGAAATGGACTATTTATAA